A part of Asticcacaulis sp. AND118 genomic DNA contains:
- a CDS encoding VOC family protein: MHKNTICLWYDKDAEEAARFYATVFPDTAVTAVHKAPADFPGGKAGQVLTVEFTVVGIPCLGLNGGDAFRQTEAFSFQIATEDQAETDRYWNAIVGNGGKESACGWCKDRWGLNWQITPRVLTTAMAQGGDVAERAFQAMMTMQKIDVARIEAAVRG, from the coding sequence ATGCACAAGAACACCATCTGCCTGTGGTACGATAAAGACGCCGAAGAGGCCGCGCGCTTCTACGCCACCGTCTTCCCGGACACGGCCGTCACCGCCGTGCACAAGGCTCCGGCCGACTTTCCGGGCGGCAAGGCCGGGCAAGTGCTGACGGTGGAATTCACCGTTGTGGGCATACCTTGCCTCGGCCTCAATGGCGGCGACGCCTTCAGACAGACCGAGGCCTTCTCGTTCCAGATCGCCACCGAGGATCAGGCCGAAACCGACCGTTACTGGAACGCCATCGTCGGCAATGGCGGTAAGGAAAGCGCGTGCGGCTGGTGCAAGGACAGGTGGGGCCTGAACTGGCAGATCACGCCGCGCGTCCTGACCACGGCCATGGCACAGGGCGGTGACGTGGCCGAGCGCGCCTTTCAGGCCATGATGACCATGCAGAAGATCGACGTGGCCAGGATCGAGGCGGCGGTTAGAGGCTAA
- the pelA gene encoding pectate lyase, with amino-acid sequence MPSARWVGLISAPIYAMSLAVSFAAIPNMAGAAVIGTNTPAPEVSAARLGELPANQRAAWADYIARSQKQMAFDRATLAAELQPGEIPPPPPTAGRGKMVLNKDAAWYATPEARAMADTIVSFQTPSGGWSKNQDRTKPPRLRGQRYANNAETMELNTGSFDAPHDRFWTFVGTLDNGATWTEMRFLGRVQAQQPGKDGDAYRASIIKGIHYLLMAQYPNGGWPQNYPLEGGFHDGITFNDDAVAQAALILEDIAEGKEGFAFVPADLRQKAGAASARAIRPILDAQIVVDGKKTIWPQQVDALTLTPISARNYEMRSLASAESTDVLLFLMRQPKPTPEIRAAVHAGVAWLKAHAIYDKAFTEVSKDEGRKLIDKPGAGPIWSRNYDITTGKPIFGDWDKSIQDDVNNISKGRRNGYSWYGAGPKKALDAYADWAKKHPK; translated from the coding sequence ATGCCTTCTGCCAGGTGGGTGGGTCTGATTTCTGCCCCGATCTACGCGATGAGCCTTGCCGTGTCGTTTGCCGCCATCCCCAATATGGCGGGGGCCGCGGTGATCGGCACGAACACGCCCGCGCCCGAAGTGAGCGCGGCGCGTCTTGGCGAACTTCCGGCCAATCAGCGCGCGGCGTGGGCCGATTATATCGCCCGCTCGCAAAAGCAGATGGCCTTCGACCGCGCTACGCTGGCTGCCGAGCTTCAGCCCGGCGAAATCCCGCCACCCCCGCCTACTGCCGGCAGGGGCAAGATGGTCCTCAACAAGGACGCCGCGTGGTACGCGACGCCCGAAGCGCGCGCTATGGCCGACACCATCGTCAGCTTTCAGACCCCGTCGGGCGGCTGGAGCAAGAATCAGGACCGCACCAAGCCGCCACGCCTGCGCGGTCAGCGGTACGCCAACAATGCCGAGACGATGGAGCTGAATACCGGCAGCTTCGACGCCCCGCACGACCGTTTCTGGACCTTTGTCGGCACGCTGGACAATGGCGCGACCTGGACCGAAATGCGCTTCCTTGGCCGCGTTCAGGCGCAACAGCCCGGCAAGGACGGCGACGCCTATCGCGCCAGCATTATCAAGGGCATCCACTATCTGCTGATGGCCCAGTACCCGAATGGCGGCTGGCCTCAGAACTATCCGCTCGAAGGCGGCTTCCACGACGGCATCACCTTCAATGACGATGCGGTGGCGCAGGCCGCCCTGATCCTCGAAGACATCGCCGAAGGCAAGGAAGGCTTCGCCTTCGTGCCGGCCGATCTGCGTCAGAAGGCCGGAGCCGCCAGCGCCCGCGCCATCCGTCCGATCCTCGACGCGCAAATCGTGGTCGACGGTAAGAAGACCATATGGCCGCAGCAGGTCGACGCCCTGACCCTGACGCCCATCTCGGCGCGCAACTACGAAATGCGTTCACTGGCCAGCGCCGAGAGCACCGACGTGCTTCTGTTCCTGATGCGCCAACCGAAACCGACCCCGGAAATCCGTGCCGCCGTTCATGCCGGGGTGGCGTGGCTCAAAGCCCATGCCATCTACGACAAGGCCTTTACCGAGGTCAGCAAGGACGAAGGCCGCAAGCTGATCGACAAGCCGGGCGCGGGGCCGATCTGGTCGCGCAACTACGACATCACGACCGGCAAACCGATCTTCGGCGACTGGGACAAGTCGATCCAGGACGATGTGAACAACATCTCCAAGGGCCGCCGCAACGGTTACTCCTGGTACGGCGCCGGTCCGAAAAAGGCCCTGGACGCCTATGCCGACTGGGCGAAAAAGCACCCGAAATGA
- a CDS encoding ATP-binding protein, producing the protein MMNDDLFLRHMTSMLTEALQSARVVNIIGPRQVGKTTLVRELYGRGRFVTLDHETTFTAFENDPAGHLEALIAEGAPPLIIDEAQRSKRLAMAIKAHVDLHRRRGQVLLTGSSNVFSSAEVLDSLAGRVQTLVLHPLSAAEIYREAPTALLDWAQHSADLADLPNLPKFTRAEAIDLITRGGYPEIRALDERARQRRYRAYIDSIVDRDVADILKVRKTDALRRTIDQLATRTANELNIQELCSNVGIQRQTADQYCDVLERLSLVKRLAAWASGEVRRDIRHPKIHMLDTGIACALRNLGADSFAADAHAAALGGLVETWVLSELIKNLPYADSEWRPWHWRGDAGREVDILLETGRELVAFEIKASTTITPADLKNLRWFMSQGPGKSWKATGIIIYLGSQPVSLGDRLFALPLSVFWAKTWPKSDRIR; encoded by the coding sequence ATGATGAACGACGATCTTTTCCTCCGGCACATGACCTCGATGTTGACAGAGGCTTTGCAGTCGGCCCGCGTCGTGAATATCATTGGTCCACGACAGGTCGGCAAGACCACACTCGTGAGGGAACTCTATGGGCGCGGCCGTTTCGTAACGCTTGATCACGAAACGACATTTACCGCATTCGAAAATGATCCGGCCGGACACCTTGAAGCGCTCATTGCCGAAGGCGCCCCGCCTCTTATCATCGATGAGGCGCAACGATCAAAACGCCTCGCCATGGCAATCAAAGCCCATGTTGACCTGCATCGCCGCAGGGGCCAGGTCCTTCTAACGGGATCATCGAATGTATTTTCGAGCGCCGAAGTCCTGGATTCGCTCGCGGGGCGCGTTCAGACGCTCGTACTGCACCCCTTGTCGGCCGCGGAAATCTACCGTGAAGCCCCGACCGCGCTCCTGGATTGGGCACAACATTCCGCCGACCTGGCCGACCTGCCCAACCTACCCAAGTTCACGCGCGCTGAGGCTATCGACCTCATAACGCGGGGCGGTTACCCTGAAATCCGGGCGCTCGACGAGCGTGCCCGACAGCGCCGTTACCGCGCCTATATCGACAGCATTGTCGATCGCGACGTCGCCGATATTCTGAAAGTCCGCAAAACAGACGCCCTGCGCCGCACGATCGATCAATTGGCCACACGTACCGCAAATGAGCTGAACATCCAGGAGCTATGCTCGAATGTCGGCATCCAGCGCCAAACGGCGGATCAATATTGCGATGTCCTTGAACGATTGTCTCTGGTTAAGCGCCTGGCCGCCTGGGCATCTGGGGAGGTGCGCCGCGACATCCGTCACCCCAAAATTCATATGCTGGATACGGGGATTGCCTGCGCCCTACGCAACCTGGGCGCCGATAGCTTTGCCGCTGACGCCCATGCGGCGGCGTTGGGCGGCCTCGTGGAAACTTGGGTCTTAAGCGAATTAATCAAAAACCTTCCTTACGCCGATTCCGAATGGCGGCCCTGGCATTGGCGTGGCGACGCTGGCCGCGAAGTGGATATACTACTTGAAACAGGACGAGAACTCGTCGCGTTTGAGATCAAGGCCTCTACCACGATCACGCCGGCAGACCTTAAAAACCTGAGGTGGTTCATGTCCCAGGGGCCCGGCAAAAGCTGGAAAGCGACCGGCATTATTATTTACCTTGGATCTCAACCCGTAAGCCTCGGCGACCGATTGTTTGCTCTGCCGTTATCGGTGTTCTGGGCAAAGACTTGGCCCAAGAGCGACAGAATTCGATAA
- a CDS encoding TonB-dependent receptor: MSNTRNGALVRYLMAGTGLAILMAAPGLTAAQEATSKADEKVEEVLVVGVRKSEQSAINRKKRAATTQDSIVADDVAQFPDKNVGEAISRIAGVALDRNEDGSSGGISIRGMSSAEVRIEVNGMTTLGASTDGRTANLTDLSSDLIKSVDVVKGQTADMTSGGIGGTVRIEQRTGLDFKKPYVQFNLQYQHMSLVDGWTPRATLVASRKFLDGRLGVLFNYTYDKTTYGGDIARTSNSNQGYILTADLDGSAEKTFTQPWDAAAAAVTTKAGCAALSNSTSNGGTNSRANCYNQWNDYVPSLPRYSRWLRYDTRQSLQLRLDYKATDNLNVFLNYNPNLRQIRNNDNNFSLTQPSVTLVSTGVVQTSMTNMTFSENHFLTSATLSNAGLTTQARDFQSETGTSYLQTGFDYKKNGWLVTGRFGHSEANYEYEQNVISYSISGISSITWKVDPTNGLWNYTLPSSLNTMNPAAYMPTASSGAPYSANVRIDYTPYEIETTEDVAQIDVTKTFESLGPLKSIKFGVQARNYANQTWTGAGMEVKTGVYVPTAIIQDNFRVCYPNYVTTTACSYATTAGTGTASRRNVYTLTPDQYLSLVTNTLIDLPGGQFMSGYSDRGSLQNTWATIDVNKAFGMMKDWFGLTNHNNSCLKVCTGSDGNVYEQPVSTASEETRTAYLMANFEQRLFGFDVTGNIGVRYNKWDVDGTSFILFNNSVPVSNGNGGYTFTNTFRAIEKRTVDRSTEDVLPSFNLAVWPIEDKLAVRYSLAKVAARPDVKYLVASGVVTCNELADQYDNWTDADGNDIDSSCSGRVGNPELKGYQARTTNLSVEWYPNKDSQLSLGFFRINKSSDLPIYATLYDVDMYGKKYDIPTYADGPGAITEGFELAARTAFTFLPWKFKYMGGGFNFGTSEIVSNATQYDALTGRSLPGFQQSDYYYNVNLWYDDGQLSARVAWQDRDEYRVANGGPRNAYLPDGTVGVTSTFYPGSPIFRQAAGYLDARVAYKVNKTIELFWEGKNLTNQVVTRDNSDYLSFDSSGSIPINLDTSDNGRRFYFGFRAKFE, from the coding sequence ATGTCAAACACACGCAACGGGGCGCTGGTCCGGTACCTGATGGCGGGAACGGGGCTGGCCATTCTGATGGCGGCGCCGGGTCTGACCGCCGCGCAGGAAGCAACGAGCAAGGCCGACGAAAAGGTCGAGGAGGTGCTGGTCGTCGGGGTGCGCAAGTCCGAGCAGTCGGCCATCAACCGTAAGAAGCGTGCGGCGACGACGCAGGATTCCATCGTCGCCGATGACGTCGCGCAGTTTCCGGACAAGAATGTCGGCGAGGCCATCTCGCGCATCGCCGGCGTGGCGCTCGACCGCAATGAAGACGGTTCTTCGGGGGGCATCAGCATCCGCGGCATGTCGTCCGCCGAAGTGCGTATCGAAGTGAACGGCATGACGACGCTGGGCGCGAGCACGGATGGCCGGACGGCCAATCTGACTGACCTGTCGTCCGATCTGATCAAGAGCGTAGATGTGGTCAAGGGCCAGACCGCCGACATGACCTCCGGCGGCATCGGTGGCACGGTGCGCATCGAACAGCGCACCGGGCTCGATTTCAAGAAGCCCTATGTCCAGTTCAATCTGCAATACCAGCACATGAGTCTGGTAGACGGATGGACACCGCGCGCCACCCTCGTCGCATCGCGCAAGTTCCTCGATGGCCGTCTGGGCGTTCTGTTCAACTACACCTACGACAAGACGACCTATGGCGGCGATATCGCCCGTACCTCCAACAGCAATCAGGGCTATATCCTGACCGCCGACCTCGACGGATCGGCGGAAAAGACCTTTACCCAGCCTTGGGACGCTGCCGCAGCGGCGGTAACAACCAAGGCGGGTTGCGCCGCGTTGTCTAACAGCACCTCGAACGGCGGCACCAACAGCCGCGCCAACTGCTACAATCAGTGGAACGACTACGTGCCGTCCCTGCCGCGCTATAGCCGCTGGCTGCGCTACGACACGCGTCAGTCATTGCAACTGCGCCTCGACTACAAGGCAACGGACAATCTCAACGTTTTCCTGAACTATAATCCCAACCTGCGGCAGATCCGCAATAACGACAACAATTTCAGCCTGACCCAGCCGTCCGTGACGCTTGTCTCGACCGGCGTCGTGCAAACGTCTATGACCAATATGACGTTCAGCGAAAACCACTTCCTGACGTCGGCGACGCTGAGCAATGCCGGCCTGACGACGCAGGCGCGCGACTTCCAGTCGGAAACCGGCACCAGCTATCTGCAAACCGGCTTCGATTATAAAAAGAACGGCTGGCTGGTGACGGGCCGCTTCGGCCATTCGGAAGCCAATTACGAGTACGAGCAAAACGTCATCTCGTACTCGATTTCGGGCATTTCCTCGATCACGTGGAAGGTCGATCCGACCAACGGCCTGTGGAATTACACATTGCCGTCCTCGCTCAATACGATGAACCCGGCGGCCTATATGCCGACGGCTTCGTCCGGCGCGCCCTATTCGGCAAACGTGCGCATCGACTATACGCCCTACGAAATCGAAACGACCGAAGATGTGGCGCAGATCGACGTCACTAAGACCTTCGAGTCGCTGGGGCCGCTCAAGAGCATCAAGTTCGGGGTTCAGGCGCGTAACTACGCCAACCAGACGTGGACCGGCGCCGGCATGGAAGTGAAGACGGGCGTTTACGTGCCGACCGCCATCATTCAGGACAATTTCCGCGTCTGCTATCCGAACTACGTCACCACGACCGCCTGCAGCTATGCGACGACGGCAGGCACCGGCACCGCCTCCCGCCGCAATGTCTATACGCTGACGCCGGATCAATACCTGTCGCTGGTGACCAATACCCTGATCGACCTGCCGGGCGGGCAGTTCATGTCCGGATATAGCGATCGCGGTTCGCTTCAGAACACTTGGGCTACGATCGACGTCAACAAAGCCTTCGGCATGATGAAGGACTGGTTCGGTCTGACCAACCATAATAATAGCTGTCTGAAGGTCTGCACGGGCTCCGACGGCAACGTCTACGAGCAGCCGGTCAGCACGGCTTCGGAAGAAACCCGTACCGCCTATCTGATGGCCAATTTCGAACAGCGCCTGTTTGGCTTCGACGTAACCGGCAATATCGGCGTCCGCTACAACAAGTGGGATGTCGACGGGACGAGCTTCATCCTGTTCAACAACTCGGTGCCGGTGTCGAACGGCAACGGGGGCTACACCTTCACCAACACCTTCCGCGCCATCGAAAAGCGCACGGTGGACCGCAGCACCGAAGACGTCCTGCCCAGCTTCAATCTGGCGGTCTGGCCGATCGAGGACAAGCTGGCGGTGCGCTATTCTCTTGCCAAGGTCGCCGCCCGTCCCGACGTCAAATATCTGGTGGCCTCAGGCGTCGTGACCTGTAACGAACTGGCCGATCAGTATGACAACTGGACCGACGCCGATGGCAACGACATCGATTCGAGCTGCTCGGGCCGGGTCGGCAACCCGGAACTGAAGGGTTATCAGGCGCGCACGACCAACCTGTCGGTCGAATGGTATCCGAACAAGGACAGCCAGCTCAGCCTGGGCTTCTTCCGCATCAACAAAAGCTCCGACCTGCCGATCTATGCGACGCTCTATGATGTCGATATGTACGGCAAGAAGTACGACATCCCGACCTATGCCGACGGGCCGGGTGCCATCACCGAAGGCTTCGAACTGGCGGCGCGGACGGCCTTCACCTTCCTGCCGTGGAAGTTCAAATATATGGGCGGCGGCTTCAACTTCGGCACGTCGGAGATCGTCAGCAACGCTACGCAGTATGATGCTCTGACCGGGCGGAGCCTGCCGGGCTTCCAGCAGTCCGACTACTATTACAATGTCAATCTGTGGTACGATGACGGCCAGCTAAGCGCGCGTGTCGCCTGGCAGGATCGTGACGAATATCGGGTGGCCAACGGCGGTCCGCGCAATGCCTATCTCCCCGACGGGACGGTCGGCGTGACCAGCACCTTCTACCCCGGCTCGCCGATCTTCCGTCAGGCGGCGGGTTATCTGGATGCCCGCGTCGCCTACAAGGTCAATAAGACCATCGAATTGTTCTGGGAAGGCAAGAACCTGACCAATCAGGTCGTGACACGCGATAATTCCGATTATCTCAGCTTCGACTCGTCGGGCTCCATCCCGATCAATCTCGACACTTCCGACAATGGCCGCCGCTTCTATTTCGGCTTCCGGGCCAAGTTCGAGTAA
- a CDS encoding TonB-dependent receptor, translating into MKLRSSTILMLSASLVALTAASGSMAQTAPAQPTAGADDVQEVVVVGARRAEQSAINRKKRAATAQDSIVADDVGNFPDKNVGEAIARIAGVAPNISDAGDQAGFTIRGQDADLIRIEVDGMSVLPTDSQNGRSVTALNDMSSDLIKSVDVIKGQTADMRPGGVGGTVKIEQRGGLDFAKPLYKFNLQYQRNTLDGNWSPRANLILTRKFLDNRLGILFNFTYDDARTSTDFNSVSDKQVGYQPFGDHDNSPEKTFTTPYDPIAAAITTKAGCAALPTTGINSRLNCYAQWEDYAPSLPRMRRENRRDTRTSFQLRADYRFNDNLTGFISYNPNIREQDFQAYNLQIIAPSGTTSTAGALSTNMRNVVVNKNHYITQYDLIRGNGVTTLNYDSQIRDIQRTNEQHYTQVGLDYKQGQWLAKGRIQYGFAKGEREDDAFKIIASIPSARFYMIPENGLWTFEVPNVDLSSPAAFFPTAADNAGATPRPGVFQNPTTTARLEYTPQADKNNELNVQLDVTRFFESFGPLKTVKFGFSHTARENETWREGGFNIAPGVTLSRARSLDYIRLCDPSVSGGACQYGSRTLVTSPTSQDRLEKEHMLTPAQYREILENSIIKMPGANYFDGMPDRGNLINSWTAFDFDSFFGTLGQYADLSHHTLDCLYECIASDGKTYTRPSYSTEEATTSAYLMGDFETRLFGMDVMGNLGFRYQKIEVHAAPSVNFYNRTLDATKVSASNPAPYTDVFVSRRVSQVDRESEDFLPSFNLAVWPVEDQVVVRYSIAKQRARPSMTQLTGTSAANCYKLDQALLDFYNNNPGYFDDGDPDTEDPTASTATRCSGRIGNPELKGYEATTSNLSLEWYPNKDTQVSVATYAIDVKTDRPDTITLPEYELEGTKYIADTYEDGVGGLKQTGFEVSARTAFTFLPWYFKYTGGGFNYSNTESNLANNDFDPLTGKKLPPAKQSNYYYNVNLWYDDGRLNARVAYQKRDFYYDRMDASEGTNRVPTQATQQAIGINLEPYGGATSYFKTVTPIYKNGSKSLDARMSYKVNKKLELFAEGKNLLDDTITRYAPTEFRDVGGGVPYVFDTLYYGRRYYFGIITTF; encoded by the coding sequence ATGAAACTCAGAAGCAGCACCATACTCATGCTCAGCGCCTCCCTGGTCGCGCTGACCGCCGCCAGCGGATCGATGGCCCAAACCGCGCCGGCTCAGCCGACCGCCGGTGCGGATGACGTTCAGGAAGTCGTCGTTGTCGGGGCCCGACGGGCCGAACAGTCGGCCATCAACCGTAAGAAGCGTGCCGCCACAGCACAGGATTCCATCGTCGCCGACGACGTCGGCAACTTCCCGGACAAGAATGTCGGCGAAGCCATTGCCCGTATCGCCGGCGTGGCTCCCAATATCAGCGACGCTGGCGACCAAGCGGGCTTTACTATACGCGGTCAAGATGCCGATCTGATCCGTATTGAAGTGGACGGCATGTCCGTTCTGCCGACCGATTCGCAGAATGGCCGTTCAGTCACCGCTCTAAACGACATGTCCTCCGACCTGATCAAGAGCGTGGACGTCATCAAGGGCCAGACCGCCGACATGCGACCCGGCGGCGTCGGCGGCACGGTGAAGATCGAACAGCGCGGCGGTCTGGACTTCGCCAAGCCGCTGTACAAGTTCAACCTGCAATATCAGCGCAATACGCTGGACGGTAACTGGTCGCCGCGCGCCAACCTGATCCTGACGCGCAAATTCCTCGATAACCGTCTGGGTATCCTGTTCAACTTCACCTATGACGACGCGCGCACCTCGACCGACTTCAACAGCGTGTCGGACAAGCAGGTCGGCTATCAGCCGTTCGGCGATCATGACAATTCGCCGGAAAAAACCTTCACCACACCTTACGACCCCATTGCCGCGGCGATCACGACCAAGGCCGGATGTGCCGCCCTGCCGACGACGGGCATCAACAGCCGACTCAACTGCTACGCCCAGTGGGAAGACTACGCCCCGTCCCTGCCGCGCATGCGTCGCGAAAACCGCCGCGACACCCGCACTTCGTTCCAGTTGCGCGCTGATTACCGCTTCAACGACAATCTGACGGGCTTCATCTCCTACAACCCCAATATCCGCGAGCAGGATTTTCAGGCCTATAACCTGCAAATCATAGCTCCATCCGGCACAACGTCAACGGCAGGTGCATTGAGCACCAACATGCGTAATGTCGTGGTCAACAAAAACCACTACATCACGCAGTATGACCTGATCCGAGGGAATGGCGTCACCACGCTGAACTATGACAGCCAAATCCGCGACATCCAGCGGACCAATGAACAGCATTACACTCAAGTCGGTCTCGACTACAAACAGGGTCAATGGCTGGCAAAAGGCCGCATCCAGTATGGTTTCGCCAAGGGCGAGCGCGAAGATGATGCCTTCAAGATCATCGCTTCCATCCCTTCTGCTCGTTTCTACATGATCCCCGAAAACGGTCTGTGGACGTTCGAGGTTCCGAATGTCGATCTGAGCAGTCCCGCAGCCTTTTTCCCTACTGCTGCGGACAATGCTGGGGCGACGCCGCGTCCGGGTGTTTTCCAGAACCCGACGACGACGGCGCGTTTGGAATATACACCGCAAGCCGACAAGAATAACGAGTTGAACGTTCAACTCGACGTAACCCGTTTCTTTGAGTCGTTCGGCCCATTGAAAACGGTCAAGTTCGGTTTCTCGCACACGGCGCGGGAAAACGAGACGTGGCGGGAAGGCGGCTTTAATATCGCACCGGGCGTTACCCTCTCACGGGCGCGCAGCCTCGACTATATCCGTCTGTGCGACCCCAGCGTCAGCGGCGGCGCCTGTCAGTACGGCTCTCGCACCCTGGTGACCAGCCCGACCAGTCAGGATCGTCTGGAAAAGGAGCACATGCTCACTCCGGCACAGTATCGGGAGATCTTAGAAAACAGCATAATCAAGATGCCGGGGGCCAACTATTTCGACGGAATGCCTGACCGCGGTAATTTGATCAACTCCTGGACGGCGTTCGATTTCGATAGCTTCTTTGGCACGCTCGGCCAGTACGCAGACCTCAGCCACCACACTCTGGACTGCCTCTACGAATGTATCGCTTCGGACGGAAAGACCTACACGCGCCCCAGCTATTCAACCGAAGAAGCTACGACCTCAGCCTATCTGATGGGGGATTTTGAAACCCGCCTGTTTGGCATGGACGTCATGGGTAACCTCGGCTTCCGATATCAAAAGATCGAGGTTCATGCCGCTCCATCGGTCAACTTCTATAACCGCACACTCGACGCTACGAAGGTGTCGGCCAGTAATCCGGCCCCCTATACCGACGTCTTCGTGTCGAGACGCGTCAGTCAGGTCGACCGGGAATCGGAAGACTTCCTGCCGAGCTTCAACCTCGCCGTCTGGCCCGTGGAAGATCAAGTGGTCGTGCGCTATTCAATCGCCAAGCAACGTGCACGCCCCAGCATGACGCAACTTACCGGAACCAGCGCAGCCAATTGCTATAAACTCGATCAGGCCCTGCTCGATTTCTATAATAACAATCCCGGCTATTTCGATGACGGCGACCCGGATACCGAGGACCCCACGGCGTCAACCGCCACCCGTTGTTCGGGCCGCATCGGCAATCCGGAACTGAAGGGTTATGAAGCCACCACCTCCAACCTGTCGCTGGAATGGTATCCCAATAAGGACACCCAGGTGTCTGTGGCGACCTACGCCATCGATGTAAAAACGGACCGCCCGGACACCATCACCTTGCCGGAGTACGAGCTTGAGGGGACCAAATATATCGCCGACACCTATGAGGATGGGGTCGGCGGCCTGAAGCAGACCGGCTTTGAGGTCTCGGCGCGTACCGCCTTCACCTTCCTGCCTTGGTATTTCAAATACACGGGAGGGGGCTTCAACTACTCCAATACGGAGTCAAATCTGGCTAATAACGACTTCGATCCTCTCACTGGCAAAAAGCTACCACCCGCGAAGCAGTCCAATTACTACTATAACGTCAATCTCTGGTATGACGACGGTCGCCTCAACGCCCGTGTCGCCTATCAGAAACGCGACTTTTATTATGACCGCATGGACGCCAGTGAAGGCACCAATCGCGTCCCCACTCAAGCGACCCAGCAAGCGATCGGGATCAATCTGGAGCCTTACGGCGGAGCAACGAGCTACTTTAAAACCGTTACACCTATCTACAAGAACGGTTCAAAATCACTCGACGCGCGCATGTCTTACAAGGTCAACAAGAAGCTTGAACTGTTTGCCGAAGGCAAGAACCTGCTCGACGACACCATCACACGCTACGCCCCGACGGAGTTCCGTGATGTCGGCGGCGGTGTGCCCTACGTCTTCGATACCCTGTACTATGGTCGCCGTTACTACTTCGGTATCATCACCACCTTCTAA